Genomic DNA from Bombus affinis isolate iyBomAffi1 chromosome 8, iyBomAffi1.2, whole genome shotgun sequence:
TTAAAATCTGTACCTTTTCCCACTACTGCGATAGAGACattctataataaaataatttctcttATAATATATCTTACGtaagatttaaaaaatacttatatgctaaatttataagaaaaatAGGAGAGAAGAAATTTTCAcaattttttatacaatttccATGGCCGTTTGTTGAATACGATTAAAAACTCGAAAACCatgacaaattaaaaaatttattaaagtcttctattaaaataatattctaaaatttattaaaatcttcttttacttttttcacAAATCTACTACTTATGAAAAAAACGTTGGAAACTAATAGAATGAACATCTTTCATTTACCTTTACTGATAAATCAACTTCATTTGGCAATGTATCTCTTAACGCACGAAGACCGTGTTTTATTAGTTCATCAAGATCACATGATAAAAGTTCATTAAGATGTTTTTCTAAGTATGTACGAGCACTCTGAGAACGTGCACCAATAGCCATTGCTTTACAATCAAAGTAATTTGATGATGGACATGTTTGATAAATATGTGGTCCTTGATCctttagaaatattaataatactttAATAACAGTTTATCCTTTGCTAGATAGTAATCAACCATTTAATCACATCTACCTACATCATATCCAGCAATAAGTAAACCTACTCCATATGGTCTTCTATCATATCTTTGAGTACATGTTTGCAATTTATTTCCCAGGGATGCAAGTAACCGACTTACAGGTAATAGGTCATCAtgagaatatttataatttaaacatTCAGTTCGCATATATCGactataaacaaataaataaaaattcaaattttaatttgacAAAGATTTTAAAACaatgattatatttttattaatagtgACATGATATAACTGATATATTATTGTTTATGGTATACCTCAACATCCTAGCATCAGCCGTTAAACCTGAGATAGAAATTCCCATATGTTTATCTATGGGAAATATCTTTTTCTGATGAGCAGATAACTCAGAAGAAGCTCTTTTCAGAGCAATAAGGACTGCATGAGATTTATTTTTAAGTCCTACAGTAGCTGATCCTAATTTCACAGCTTCCATTGCATACTCTACTTGATGTAAACGTCCTTGTGGACTCCAAACTGTGACATCACTGTCGTATTGATTCCGGaactgaaaaatatgaaaaattttttattattatttaatgttttatattaacTAGTTTTATTCATTGTAGttgttataatatgttaaaatgaaaaagaatatcaatatgtaatatatacataatttaatTCCACGTACAAATTAACCCTTCTGATGATAAATATAGGGTCGCAAATACCATAATAATGATGTGATATACTATATTATTATGTTTCGTGAAAAAAACTATGTAAAATACAtaccattattgaatattatttaattataaatataaaatggtatttattatttaaattattaatttatttagtaAATAACGTAAAGTTGTAAAATACTTATGACCAACAACGAATCTTTTTCATAAAACAACTGTCATGCAGCGGTATTATGATCAAATAAATAATAGAGAGGACACTCCTTTGCTATCAGCTTCATAGTGAAAGCGCTATCTAGTAAAGTTCTAAATTATCATAATTTTAGTTTATGAAATTAGTAACctctatttataaatttataaatttataaatctcTAATATATAAATTGCTATAAACGTCTCTAAAATTATACTCgaagttatttattattattataaaatttatttcatccaaCGTGATTATTATATGTGTATGGCTCATTTTGtct
This window encodes:
- the LOC126919695 gene encoding proteasome subunit alpha type-1 yields the protein MFRNQYDSDVTVWSPQGRLHQVEYAMEAVKLGSATVGLKNKSHAVLIALKRASSELSAHQKKIFPIDKHMGISISGLTADARMLSRYMRTECLNYKYSHDDLLPVSRLLASLGNKLQTCTQRYDRRPYGVGLLIAGYDDQGPHIYQTCPSSNYFDCKAMAIGARSQSARTYLEKHLNELLSCDLDELIKHGLRALRDTLPNEVDLSVKNVSIAVVGKGTDFKIYDEDAISVYLSQIEDDKRSKPTEPNVKRNFRPPQPLPSDEDLEDPQVTVAMDTD